The Syntrophorhabdales bacterium genomic sequence TCACCCTACCTGATGGCCGCGACTACAATCGCAGTGAAAGGCTATATTGGCCCTTTAATGGGGGTCACAAGTGACAGAAAGCTCGTCGTCGCATCGAGATTAACCACGGTGGGTATCGGGGTCGTGTCTCTTCTCCTCGGTTTTTTCGTGAGAGACATCCTCAAAGAGATTACGTTTCTGGCAGTACTTATGAGTGCAGTTGTTTATGTTGTCTTCTTTGGTTGGGTCGTCAAAAGAATTCCTGGCACATGGGCTTTCGTGGCCCTCGCCGGAACGCCTGCCATGCTCGCGCTCTATTTTGTGCTCGGGCTTCGCGGACTCGTGCATCCAATATGGCCGGTGACGATTTATGTGCTTCTAGTGATGTGTACAGGCCTCGTCGTTTCCCGGGAGCACGGCTCACACAGGGCGTGACTTCCTTCAACTGCCGGTCAGCCCGCAGCACCCTTTTTTACGATCAGTACGTTACAAGGGCTTTCCCGGAGCACACGTTCCGCCGTGCTTCCGAACAGGACGTGCTCCAGCCCGCTCAAACCATGGCTTCCCATCACGATCACGTCTATACCCATCTCTCTCGCGTAGCGGGCGATTTCGATGTAGGCCTTACCTCTTACCATTTTGCGCTCGCAGGAGCCGAGCTCTTCGACGATTCGCTGGCAGAGCGCATCGAGGCGTTCCTCCATCTCCTTGCCCATCAGGTGAGCGACGCGGACATAGTCGCTCTTGGTGTCAGAGGAGAGCTCGAACTCAGCGATGTGGCCTGCGTCCTGGTAGACGTGGAGGAGGTGGAGTGTTGCCCCGTATTTCTTTGCGAGATCGACAGCATACGGCAGAGCCGCTTGCGCATAGGAAGAGAAATCGGTGCAGAAGAGTATTTTCTTATACGCGATCATAGGTCCCTCCTAAATAGATTCCCACGAGCAAGTCTCTGCTTCCCTGACCCTCTCTTGCTGCGCCTTGGGAATCTATCTAGCGAGCACGGCGAGCGAGAGGGGGAGACTCCGGCGGCTTTGCCGCGGGAGGGGGCGACGCGAGCCCCATTTATAACATGAAAATGGCTACGATCACGACGCCGACAAATCCGAGCAGGGTGGGAACAAGGTTGCGCCGCGCGATCTCAACAGGATCCGTTCCGGTAATAGCTGCAGCCGGGATAACAGCCCAGGGGATGATCGTGCCTCCCCCAACACAGACCGCAAAGAACTGTCCTAATGCGCCGAGGGTTGCGACACTAAGGTGTGTAGGTCCTCCCAATGCCTGGGCCAGTGTGCCCATCAAGGGCAGCCCTGCGAAGCCTGAGCCGTCCAACCCGGTAATGCCTCCAACCAGGCCCTGGACGATAGCCACCGGTACACGGCTCAACGGAACGGCGTTGGCCAGCGCCTGGCCGAGATCGAAGAGAAGCCCTCTTGCCCCTTCGCCAAAGACCGCCTTGGCAGTTCCGGGTGCGCCCATAAAAAAGAAGCTGGCAATGAGAAAAACCGGGGCGAATATGCGTACGCCGAACATGAAGCCTGCGCGGGCATGGTCTGCCAGTTTTCCAAAGCCCTCTCTCCCGTAAACCCCGAGGCCCACGATCACCATGATCAGACCGACGGTACCGCCCAGAAGCGCTGTAGCATCGCCTCCGCGAAGCTTGAAGTAGAGCATGCCGATTACATCGAGAGCGAACATGATAGCAATGATCCAGAGCGCGACCTTCTTGAAACCCGGAGCAGCCTTGGTCCACCTCTCTCTTTCGGCCACGTCCTCTGCCGAGATTTCAAAGGGGGCCCATTTAACCATTTTTCCGCCAAGCGCCTTAAGGTCTCTCTTCACTGCCAGGAAAGAGAGAGGCAAGGCGATCACTCCCCACACAATGAGCATGGGAAGACTTTTTGCCATGATGTCAGCGACGGGTACACCGGAGGCCTTGGAAGTGATTCCGGGCGCGCCCTGTATGATGAAATCGGTGGTCAGTGCGCAACCATAGCCGAACATGCTGATAGCCATTGCGGCATTGATGGGGGGCAGTCCTACCTCCACGGCTGCCGGTAAGAGAAGAGCGCCGACGAGCGCGATCGCAGGAGAGGGCCAGATAACCCAGGCCACGAGCATGATCACAACGCCCATCACCCAGAAGGCGATCGTGGGAGATTTCATCATGCGCCTGACAGGGCGAAACATTATCTCTGCGAGGCCGCATTCTTCGAGCATTTTCGCCATAGAGACGATGAGGGCGATGATAACGACAATCCCCAATAGCTCGCTGAAGGCCACAGTGACCGAATTGAAAACGGCCTGCACGGCTTTCACCAGATCCCCGGTGATGACCCACGAGAGCACGAAGGAACCGATGATGCATATGAGCGGCGTATCCAGCCTGAACGCCATTGCAACGAGGACGAGGATAACGAATAGAGCATAGATCCAGTGCGCTGCAGTCAGTTCTACCATAAGTCCCCCCGAGTGATTTATTGACTATCTTCTGAGCGGCCCTGCCGCTTCAATCAGGCAAAGACGCCCTTCATTCCTGCCTTTTCTATCCTCTTTTTTATTTCTTCGGGGTCGGTAAGATATAGGTTTTTCTCGAGCATCCTGTCGAAATAGACCGATCCGGAAAAAGTATATTTATACCCGAGACCTTCTTCAGTCTCCATCCTGGTGCGGACATAGCTTATCGCGTCACCTACGGCAAGCGT encodes the following:
- a CDS encoding universal stress protein yields the protein MIAYKKILFCTDFSSYAQAALPYAVDLAKKYGATLHLLHVYQDAGHIAEFELSSDTKSDYVRVAHLMGKEMEERLDALCQRIVEELGSCERKMVRGKAYIEIARYAREMGIDVIVMGSHGLSGLEHVLFGSTAERVLRESPCNVLIVKKGAAG